One Panicum virgatum strain AP13 chromosome 9K, P.virgatum_v5, whole genome shotgun sequence genomic region harbors:
- the LOC120651763 gene encoding tetratricopeptide repeat protein SKI3-like isoform X2 — translation MPETAAEANLRRQLEQTLAADPSIPLHHHNLGVFLWGRAEAEQEGDGDEALRLRAAAAEHFIAAAKLNPNDGVPFRFLGHHYARSRETQRAAKCYQRAVALNADDAEAGEALCDLLDVEGKESLELAVCKEAAGKSPRAFWAFQRLGYLQVHQRKWSDAIQNLQHAIRGYPTSADLWEALGLAYHRLGMFTAAVKSYGRAIELDSSRVFALIESGNIQLMLGYFRKGVEQFRSALEMAPHNHSVYFGLASALLAWSRNCVTTGAFGWAATLLKEASEAAKICASLTGNLSCVWKLHGDVQLAFARCFPWVDGKIKRDVDAQMFKDSVQEWRNAILSAANGAKLSYQRALHLTPWEANVHNDTAICLDLIYSMDGNNRHNPNVWELSEKMSLGALILEPVNKDFWVTLGSMSSDLALKQHSFIRALHLDMSLSEAWAYLGKFYRQSGDKQLSKVAFDRARSIDPSLAFPWAGMSAENYHQSGGSTVNESFESCLRAAQILPLPEFQIGLGTIAARTGNLLSPQVLMAVRQAVHRAPHYPESHNINGLVSEVRSDFQSAIRFYQQARSALGMMNNSKSDNKDAFADVSANLARSLYKAGLATDAVRECEELRSQGLLNMDGLQIYALALWKTGRSEEALSVSRNLAENLSGMKPESATVALGFICTLTYAISGKDPAAAVIHKLPGQLNFSSQLKFIISALDALHPNKRFQLPQLSMPPRLTSYEVMSEVHSNIALGKAIEGEMDKPLRVDASLSYLKKVLHMYPDCSLVRNQLGSLLLWSGDWMASHKALRVTSVTHGHTSNMGLRSAHQIQASAMACCYATCTSYPKFTFPTCEHQYLSGHDEIHHLQRWVHREPWNQDARYLLVLAIFRKAREEKYPKHICIILKRLIMQVLSNVSNSHENTVVQYEVFLLLLLSSEICLQSLDYENCIAQAKAALRMTASSCVDTFFAHLQLCRAYAVQGDLLNSRNEYMNCLKKHTNTEMGWVMLKHLESACSLEASSDEIYKNLRECIKRNGSDMSKWMSLFNLAYAQCFIGDENFASAEEALAQACAEGDPDSCILFLNGATCMEIARRFAAPQFISRAAPSLRKAQQKSHASLPLVSLLLAQAEGSLGSKTKWEKNLRLEWFSWPPGFVVQNCGLRKCTSKCTCWRGSLPRRLPSRTSWWRRCRARRAGCFGRFT, via the exons ATGCCCGAAACT gcggcggaggcCAACCTCCGCAGGCAACTAGAGcaaaccctcgccgccgacccctcCATCCCGCTCCACCACCACAACCTC GGCGTCTTCCTATGGGgccgcgcggaggcggagcaggAGGGCGATGGGGACGAAGCGCTGCGGCtccgtgccgcggcggcggagcattTTATCGCCGCAGCCAAGCTGAACCCCAACGATGGCGTCCCCTTCCGCTTCCTCGGCCACCACTACGCGCGTAGCCGCGAGACGCAGCGGGCGGCCAAGTGCTACCAGCGCGCGGTGGCACTCAACGCTGACGATGCTGAGGCTGGG GAGGCTCTATGTGACTTGCTAGATGTCGAGGGGAAGGAGAGCTTGGAGCTTGCTGTGTGCAAGGAGGCAGCTGGCAAGTCCCCTCGCGCATTCTGGGCCTTTCAGAGGCTTGGCTACTTGCAG GTTCATCAAAGGAAATGGTCAGATGCCATACAAAACCTTCAGCATGCAATACGAGGTTACCCAACATCTGCAGATTTATGGGAG GCACTTGGTCTGGCATACCACCGTTTGGGCATGTTCACTGCAGCAGTAAAG TCATATGGACGAGCTATTGAACTTGATAGTTCCAGGGTCTTTGCGTTGATAGAAAGTGGAAACATCCAGCTAATGCTTGGCTATTTCAGAAAG GGAGTTGAGCAATTTCGTTCTGCTTTGGAAATGGCTCCACATAACCATTCAGTATACTTTGGACTTGCTTCTGCATTGCTTGCATGGTCAAGGAATTGTGTAACTACTGGGGCCTTTGGCTGGGCTGCTACCCTGCTGAAG gAAGCATCTGAAGCTGCCAAAATTTGTGCTTCATTGACTGGAAACCTTTCATGTGTTTGGAAATTGCATGGAGATGTTCAG CTTGCATTCGCGAGATGCTTTCCGTGGGTGGATGGGAAGATCAAGAGGGATGTAGATGCGCAGATGTTCAaagattctgttcaggagtggAGAAATGCAATTCTGTCAGCAGCAAATGGTGCAAAACTCTCATATCAACGTGCTTTGCATCTTACACCCTGGGAAGCTAATGTTCACAATGATACTGCTATTTGTCTTGATCTGATATATTCCATGGATGGCAATAACAGACACAACCCCAATGTTTG GGAGCTGTCAGAGAAAATGTCACTTGGTGCCTTGATACTGGAACCAGTTAATAAGGATTTCTGGGTTACATTGGGTTCCATGTCAAGTGATCTAGCTTTGAAGCAGCATTCTTTCattagagcacttcatcttgaTATGTCTCTTTCTGAAGCTTGGGCATACCTTGGAAAG TTTTACAGGCAATCAGGTGATAAACAATTGTCTAAAGTAGCATTTGATCGAGCTAGAAGCATTGATCCTTCGTTGGCCTTTCCGTGGGCTGGAATGTCGGCAGAAAATTATCACCAATCTGG GGGCAGTACAGTAAATGAATCTTTTGAAAGCTGCTTGAGGGCTGCACAGATCCTACCT CTGCCAGAGTTCCAGATTGGCCTTGGAACAATTGCTGCCCGTACTGGTAATCTTCTTTCACCTCAG GTGTTGATGGCTGTAAGGCAGGCTGTTCATCGAGCACCTCATTACCCAGAGTCTCACAATATAAATGGCTTGGTTTCTGAAGTGCGATCAGATTTTCAGTCTGCAATCAGATTTTATCAACAAGCGAGATCTGCTTTAGGCATGATGAACAATTCCAAGTCAGACAATAAAGATGCTTTTGCTGATGTTTCAGCGAACCTTGCCCGGTCACTATACAAG GCTGGTCTTGCAACTGATGCAGTGCGGGAGTGTGAAGAGTTGAGATCTCAAG GACTGCTGAACATGGATGGATTGCAGATATATGCTCTTGCATTGTGGAAAACTGGACGGAGTGAGGAAGCTCTTTCTGTATCTAGAAACTTGGCTGAAAATTTATCTGGCATGAAACCAGAGAGTGCTACTGTGGCTTTGGGATTCATATGCACATTGACGTATGCAATTTCTGGGAAGGACCCTGCAGCTGCAGTCATTCACAAGCTTCCTGGTCAACTCAATTTCAGCTCGCAGTTGAAATTTATTATTTCTGCATTGGATGCTTTGCATCCAAACAAGCGTTTCCAGTTGCCTCAGTTGAGTATGCCTCCTAGGCTTACATCCTATGAAGTGATGAGTGAAGTCCACTCGAATATTGCTCTTGGGAAGGCA ATTGAGGGGGAAATGGACAAGCCTTTGAGGGTTGATGCTAGCTTGTCTTACCTGAAAAAGGTTCTGCATATGTATCCTGATTGCAGTTTAGTGAG AAACCAACTTGGATCTCTGCTCCTGTGGAGTGGAGATTGGATGGCTTCTCATAAAGCATTAAGGGTTACTTCTGTGACACATGGTCACACATCCAATATGGGCCTAAGATCTGCACATCAAATTCAAGCATCTGCAATGGCTTGTTGCTATGCTACCTGCACATCTtatccaaagttcacttttccAACATGTGAACACCAGTACTTAAGTGGACATGATGAAATACACCACTTGCAAAG GTGGGTTCATCGTGAGCCATGGAACCAAGATGCACGTTACCTGCTTGTCCTTGCTATTTTCCGAAAAGCCCGTGAAGAGAAGTACCCCAAACATATTTGTATCATTTTGAAGAGGCTCATTATGCAAGTGCTATCCAACGTTAGCAATTCACATGAGAACACAGTTGTGCAGTATGAGGtgttcttgcttcttcttttaTCTTCAGAGATCTGTTTGCAATCTTTAGACTATGAAAATTGCATTGCTCAAGCTAAAGCTGCTCTAAGAATGACTGCCTCTAGCTGTGTTGATACTTTCTTTGCACACTTGCAACTGTGTCGGGCCTATGCAGTGCAAGGGGATCTTTTGAACTCCAGGAATGAGTACATGAACTGCTTGAaaaaacatacgaatactgagATGGGTTGGGTAATGCTGAAGCACCTTGAATCTGCATGTTCATTGGAGGCCTCTTCTGATGAAATATATAAAAATCTTCGTGAGTGCATTAAAAGGAATGGCAGTGACATGTCGAAATGGATGTCTCTTTTCAATCTAGCCTATGCTCAATGCTTTATAGGGGATGAAAACTTTGCAAGCGCTGAAGAAGCTCTTGCTCAGGCATGCGCTGAAGGAGATCCGGATAGCTGCATCTTATTCCTCAATG GTGCGACCTGTATGGAAATTGCACGGAGGTTTGCAGCTCCTCAATTTATATCCCGTGCAGCTCCCAGCCTCAGAAAGGCCCAGCAGAAATCACATGCATCTTTACCTCTGGTGTCACTTCTACTGGCACAAGCCGAGGGCAGCCTTGGCTCCAAAACCAAGTGGGAGAAGAACCTTCGCCTGGAATGGTTCTCATGGCCCCCAG GTTTTGTTGTGCAGAACTGCGGCCTGCGGAAGTGTACTTCCAAATGCACCTGCTGGCGAGGCAGTCTGCCGCGGCGGCTTCCCAGCAGAACCAGCTGGTGGAGACGATGCAGAGCCCGGAGAGCTGGCTGCTTCGGGCGATTCACCTGA